The proteins below come from a single uncultured delta proteobacterium genomic window:
- a CDS encoding hypothetical protein (Evidence 5 : No homology to any previously reported sequences), with amino-acid sequence MPGSARVEYFACREDVEVMLAKGYSVQMVYEQMQEQGRVTCSYSAFCDYVRGGGKRLHSRRKGKQKAPLSTPARTDGPKIINQSQGSFPDPRSMNMKDGI; translated from the coding sequence ATGCCCGGTTCAGCCCGTGTGGAGTATTTCGCCTGCCGTGAAGATGTGGAGGTCATGCTCGCCAAGGGGTACAGCGTCCAAATGGTTTATGAGCAGATGCAGGAGCAAGGTCGGGTAACGTGCAGTTATTCCGCATTTTGTGACTATGTGCGTGGAGGCGGCAAACGGCTGCATTCCAGAAGAAAAGGGAAACAGAAAGCTCCGCTGTCTACCCCAGCGAGAACTGATGGTCCGAAAATTATCAATCAGTCCCAAGGTTCATTTCCTGACCCGCGCTCTATGAATATGAAGGACGGCATCTGA
- a CDS encoding Prophage CP4-57 regulatory, with protein sequence MLTNIPTTGYLRLPQVLTLIPISKSAWWAGCQSGRYHKPVKLGPRTTVWKAEDNIALIERVGGQQQEAKHGR encoded by the coding sequence CCGGTTATCTTCGCCTGCCTCAGGTTTTGACCCTTATCCCTATCAGCAAAAGCGCGTGGTGGGCTGGCTGCCAGTCCGGACGTTACCACAAACCCGTCAAGCTTGGCCCTCGCACTACTGTATGGAAGGCCGAAGACAACATCGCGCTCATTGAGCGTGTTGGCGGTCAGCAGCAGGAGGCGAAGCATGGCCGATAG